TTTAGGAGCAAGGGGTCAGATGGCTAGAGGGTCAGAATTATTGAAAACAAGTATATATTAAAAACAAGTATAttgaaaacaagtttaaaaGCAAGTATATAAATTGTACTAAGACGAAAAGAAGCGAAAGTATGCATCTAGAGTAATACAAGTCGAGAATGGTAAATTTACGCCCTTGGTTTTCACCACAACATATCTATGTAATATATATGTAACCtttaccatatatatatatatatatagataagttacaaaggtctctcgagccaacagcccatcttagcccccagagaggatcactaatggattcacagtccaagcctcggcgaaatgtaatgaattatagagtttagaggtgaccaaggacggacaacccgctcagggcaccaaaagtttttcctccaatgaaaatgtcattcagagggttgtccgtccttggtcacctctaaactctataattcattacatttcgccgaggcttggactgtgaatccattagtgatcctctctgggggctaagatgggctgttggctcgagagacctttgtaacttatctataaattgtcttctcctctctcgtccgcctgtgaatcgtcattctggtcgatccagtgtcatctagttggagaaaaacactagcccgggagtaccacgtagaaaattcccaatgactatccagatcggccgagtagccagcatggttgctctgatagtgtagtggtgatcacacccaaccggtaatcagggggacgtgggttcaattcccgctcagggcaccaaaagtttttcctccaatgaaaatgtcattcagagggttgtccgtccttggtcacctctaaactctctctatatatatctatatatagtTTTTTAGTGCTATTATCATGTTTTGTATGAAACGAGGCTAAGAACCtttatttaaaatgaaaacgGAAACTTGTAAAAGAAACTTTAGTGTTAGGTTTATgctcattgattttttttttcattgtattaaagtttttcttttataaaaattgaaaacatagAAGAAATCGGCTTTCTAAGCGATTTGGTTTTCACACCACTGATGGATGTTTGCGCTTCATCTCGTTTTCAACAACAATCATGCTAAGCCACCACAGCACATGGCAACACATTCAACGTGCTGGCATGACTGGAATGGTGAATCACACTTTTCACCACTGAACCGATTTGATCTTAGCTTAAACAGACAAGCAATCGCAGAAaatttttgaaagtttcttGTCCTGTCATGTTTCTATTGGAGGACGAATTTACCAGTTGTCTTCAGTGGAAACGCTCCTGCTTTAGGCAAAAATGTTCTGTTTCTCAGTATTTGGCGAACCAGTCGTTGAGTTCACGAGACGGTGTAATTGTTGATGAGTTGATAAATGAATTTGTTTTAAGTTACACCTTTTTAATCCTGATGAAGAAAACCTGAAGTGTTTCATTCGACTTTGTAAGACGCCATTCGTTATTCAATTGAGCGACTGTACTGCACGTTTTCAGCGGCGTTAACTTCCCGTCATCACACTTTGCAAGGCGTTCCAGTATGATCAAAAAGTTGTTTTCtctgacccttacccttgaccctccGGCTCCCGTTTCCGTGTGGTTTCAGGTATCCGTCATCAATCTAAAGAAAACCTTAGCCCTCATCTAACCCTCATATTCATATTATTTAATGAAAGACGAGGATGCCTGAAGTAATTTCTTTAGGCCCTCTCGCCTACTTATATTTCAAGATCTATGTGCCCTCAACGAATTATCCCTCGTAACTTGTTATTATTAGCATATCAGAATAACTAATTATGTATTTCCGGTATTATAATTTAAATGATGCACATGTCGTAGATGGGAAAACAACTAAACATGTCATTTTCCCGAGGAAGCACGTTTCTatgttttcaaaattgtttccCTCCAACCATTCCCATCTTCACTTGAAACGCTGGAATATAAATAGTCCGTCTGATATAATCTACAGATTTTCTCTGAGAATAAGATACGCCCTTGTTATTTTCCGAGTGTTTATGTAAGGAAATACTGATTCATGTAACAGAGCTGTTTAAGTGTTTAGACtatgataaattaaaaaaagttgcAACTGAGAATATCGCAATGTTACTTTGATATCAGGTCctcgttttcttgttttccgagaaaaagaaaaatgttcgaTGTAACATGTTCTTTAAAATTATACACATTCAAAGTAGACCCACTGGGAGTTCTGCGCATAATACCGACCTACTTCCGTTCTACTTTGACCTAACACGAGACCTCTATCTTTGCGATTGGACTACGCTGGACAAATTTCCTACAGCAGACTCGTGCTTTTACAAGAAAAAGAATACTTGTGTTATGCGCCATGGTGTTGAATTTCAAGTGGAACCATTCTTATACAGGCCAAACATGAAAGTTCTTGTGAAAATTCCATCTTTTTGCCACCAAGGTGTTTTTCTGTTTCACAATAATATGACAAGGCATAGTTTTCATATCCTACAGTGGTTTTATGGTGCAAAATAGCTTACATGACAGATGATCGTAACAAACACTGAATGCACGAACAGCAGGCTCTCGTTGAAATTTGCTGAAAGACAACTTGAAGTGAGTGAGAGCACAACAAAATTTCTTCTATTGAACTATTAACAGCGTTTTGCGGCTACGGTTACAGAATAAATTCAAATCTGTAGCTTTGGgtattttttgatttttttcgtCTTTAACGTCATCTGATGCGGATCGCTTTAGTAGAGACAAAACGTGGATGGTTGTCTAAGAATTCTCCAAGACCTCTCTCGTGTGAGATCTTAACCACGACGAATTCATTGATTCTTCCTTATTGTCTTTAttgtagaaaaacaaaatgagtTTGAAAAAGCGAATTGAGGGGTAGGTTTCCAGTGAAACAAGACTCCAGTCTTCAATATTATTTGAAtcttgagataaaaaaaattttctatatatatatacatatataccaGTGAAAATAGATGCCTGGCCAACCTGTTGCTTGCCGCGTTGAGTTAAAATGTTCCATCAGTGGCGGAAGGAGTAGTCCAAAGTTGAAAGCGCCACCAGATATCAGGATGATTGATATGAAAGATGCAACACAGACCACGCAAGACCATCCACTATCGGGACTCGCCTTCATGGTGGTTGCAAGTACGTATTGAATTAGTTATACTCGCTTGATTTAAATGCCGCTTGTAAGAAGATTGGTACAGACGTGCCGACAGTCAGGGTGGTACGTTGTGTTCTATCGtaggctgaaaaaaaaaattgcattaccagacaataattatttttcttttaacggAAAACGGTCGGATATTGGCAAAAAACATGGAAAGTTGAGATTACAATCCTGTTAGTTCAATGAAAGCGGCGCTTATCGAAGGACTAAAACATACCGTAGGTTTTACTATTCGCTGCTCAATTTTCCCTGCACGAGCAACAACAGCCGTACAATAATACGGCTGATGGTCTCAAGCCCAGTCACGTGGAGTGAAGAGCAAGTCAATCATTTCCATATCGGAAATGCCTCTGTGGTACAATGCGTCTCACAATCTAGTTGGCCATTCAAACAAAGGGAAGACACAATAACTCGAGAtggtggaaaaacaaaagacgACTTTAAATCGTTGCTCCTTGGATCGTGATACTGGAAAGATCGAGCTAACTGATCTATGATTATGCCAGGTTCTTAACGTGACCCCTTTGTACACTGACAGGAAAGGCAAACAGCGACTCATCACCACTTTGATTGACACCTTTCGACTCTAAAATTTGCATACGCTTTCAGTTGGACCCTGAAACGCGAAGCATATCGAGAATCTCCGTCTGTCCTCTCATTGTTTaattaaagaaatgaaaagaaaagaagagaaagcaaaaaaaacaaaaacaaaaaaacgtttttttcttgcCCTCTCATCGCTTCTCTCGGTTATAATACTTTCATGAAGTTGCGGCAATTTAAAATAAGGGTACACTACAAAGACTACAAAGGAAATAGGCCAAGATGCGAAGCAAATGAAGAATTGGGGTTAAAATAACACAATGCTCTTGCAATTGCTATGGCGAGAGAAATCATAAGCAAAATATTCAGTGTTATGAATGGAGATGATCATTTTTAACTGTTGCGTTATACCGTGACCAGTTTTATAAccaatttcttttaaattgtgTTCCGGGTATACTTTCTCGGGAAGGATTATATCAGAATATCGATATTGCGACACCTCTGTTTTGTACTATCAGAGAATGACCAAACTCATCTGGCAATTTCAACGAGTTCGTACACTTTGTTAAATTTGCCTGGTGCTTGGGGTCATTCTTTTACCGTACTTACCGAACAGCTGTCGCAATGATGAGACGATGAATACTACTGAAGCCCTGAACTGATTTATCTAGACTAATGTCTGCTCCTATTATGGTTGAGAattcttttatattttgaaatattttttaaaaaaaatatcagtCGGTTGATTTACCACTGAGCGATAAGAAATAGACTCGTGCAACAAAAGCCATTCTGGCGGATATTTAGGACAATTGGCCCGTTAACGTTCGCGTGGGATTATGCAATGTACAGGTTTGTCACAAGTAACACAGTTGATGACCGATGTGGCCAACCATCATTCGCGTCTACGTCTTGTTGGACTTAATCGGATAATCACCGACACGCAATTTGGTTTGAACTTGGAGGaaactatttttatcttttctccttttttttccccAGTAGTTGTTTTTCGCTTCCCTGGGGGTTCGAGTCGGCATGAGTCTACTGAAGCAGAAGTTGTCAGCGTAACTTTCTCAAATAACTGTTGATTAGTGTGGATAGATAATGTTAACTTTGCTAGGTTTGCAATTCATAACTGTTTGGCACAGCCTTTACTTTAACGCCATGCAGCGGACCAAAGGTTATGAAAGAAGGTTTATGTGGTAATTCACCGTGAATTAACCGAATCTTAGCGTTTGGCCAAATCAAAGATAGCCAGTCAAAgatattgttattgttgatgatgaaaaattcaggcctgataCGGGACCcagttcaggcctgaattttttcaggCCTTTTTCGCTGGTGCTTAATCAGTGCTAAAACAATGCGATGATCAGTTCCATTCATCatatatacagctatttcaaaaaaggttatcaaagaaaaaaagcaaacataAACGAAGGCCGCAAAGTAGTATGGGTAGTTTCACGCCACCACCGGAGATCTTTTCTAAATGATGCTGGCATTGTTAGCTAGTTTAAAAAGTATGGGCTTTTTGCTTCTCTTTTGACAACactttttgaaatagctgtatacttAATAAATTTAATTGTTTCTTAACGAACCCGTCTCTTACGTTCTGTCGCATATGTTCTGATATTATCTTACTTTTACATTGTCCAGATTTAGACTTAAGAGTTAATCGCTAGCATTGGTGCTGttagaatttttttcattttcttaattATGTGAAGAGGACCTGTCTACTTTTTGTAAGCTATAAATGCAGGATCATCGTGGTGAAAGAACCCGTGGAACGCTCTCGCCGCTGGGTTACCTTGTGTTTTCTCCAGATTATTGTTTTGGTCTTCTGCCATCCGTGAGTTTTACCGGCGAACCACAAAATATCTTATACATAGAAGCGTAAATCGAGGCTGCCAGATTTACTATGATGGAAATGTTTACTCCCATTTGTTTCAATTGCACAGTGTCAGAAGTTCAATTCCCGTCAACAGCACAGCTAGAACGAAAGTTCGTCGTGGTAGCCTTTGGTCTTGACTGGTCTGTCCAGCCGTTGATTGTTTGCGGTGGTTCATACAATTTCGGTTTGCTGCTTCCACCAATCATGGATGACTTGACTCAACAAGAAAAGCAACAggtaccttttttctttttgtgtgacAAAAATGATCAATATTTCCTCGGACCTGTCCTCTTCGTTTGGGGAACTTAAAACATTGAATTAATTTACAGTTTGACTTGTGGTTTTCTTTATGAAGATCGAGCATCGTCCCTTTAAGGCCGTTTACACGGCAGAAAAATCGAGTGCGGACGCATCGGAAAAGTGATACGGACCGCACAATTTTAGCCGTTTACAGTTGTTCAACCTCGGGTCGGACAAAAAGTCGGCTAGGGACGAAGTCTGAGAGGTTGTGCAAGCTTGACtattgaataattgaaaactCCGAAAGGACATTTCGTTTCGTCTACATAGAATTTGTTAGTTAGTGTCCAGGTTGTGCGAGCGTCAGGtgtttggtttcggtttttgcTGACGCCATATTGTGATAACTTGAGACGTTTTTCATATCGTTTCCATGGATTTTTCCGTTCAGCCTGCACCAGCCAATTGTTTGTAAGTACTAAtgattttcctttcctttattctgttttttttgctttcatttccCTTTGCATTTCGCTTCATACACTTTGTATGTGTTCACAGTTGTAATGTTGACTTATTCATTTATCGATCAGGAGAGTTTAAAGAATTTGACGGCTTTATGGATTCACTCATTTGGCGGCTGAAATAGGTGAGTCTTGTTCTGCCATAAGTTGTTAGTGGTGTGTAAAAACTCTGTTTTGGAGCAAGCCTTTCTGTTCCCGAGGAAAAACGAAATTTCATTTCTGACATAACGCACCACAACCCCGGCTCAATGGTGTATCAAATGCGAGAACGTTGACAACAATTCAATGATTCGCTTTACTGACTTTATTGCGAAAGaagcaaacaacaaaataagAGTAGAAGGAAGGATAAGGCTCAGGAAATATAGGAGCAGATAAGTTTGTTATTTAGGTAGTATTTGTAAAACGGTAACAACTACTGTCGTTTCACAGTCTCCCAAAACCCAAATTATGTTCTTGTTAAAAGGAATTTTCTTACGAAGCTATGCAGCTGGCAGGCTTCTGAGATCTTAGTTGCAAAAAGCGAGCGGTTAAGCTACGAGAGAAATAAGATAGGGTTAAAGGAGGGTTTGTCTCCTTTGTCCCAAGTTCCTTGAGGGCAACTTTAATTTCTAAATCTAACTGAAacaatactgaaaaaaaaaattgctgcctCACTAGGTGACGTTTGTtaagtaaaaataaattactTTGCCCTAATATATTAAGTGCCTTTTGTTATTTCTCATATTAGCCCCCAACaacatattttttgttttaacacTGGTTCAAACGCTGTATGTCTATGCCGGTTAGTTATCATATATAGCTATTCCCAACACAAAGCTAAGTTATCATATATAGCTATTCCCAACACAAAGCTAAGTCATTTACAATTATAAATTTCCTTTTCCTTAACACAAAATACCTATCGCTTGAAACAAATTGTAGTTGTTTAGAATCACAGTTTAATGTAATGTGTTATCGAGAGAAAAATAGCGATACACGACGAAAAAACAGTTTTGGCAAGGTAATTGGTCTTGGGCAAAGTACCTGGCTTACAACAATTGTCATCTAATTCTTTCAGACAACTGTCACTATTTCTATCACAGATAGTTCCACGTATTTGGAACACGTTTCTtcattgattttttcgggtgtaGGCTCAGCcgtaaatttcaaaagaaatgtgATGCAAGCCCCTACGATAACCATTGCCCCTGTGCCATAGAAGGCAGCGTCATATGAGCCTAGTTTGTCAGCCATCagtcctggaaaaaaaaattgattgttTATGACGAATTTACTGGCGCTATTTCTTAAAGTAGGAGTTAAGCACACCAAGGTAAATGGCATTTCCCATGGTGCATAGCACGACAGTGAATACCATAAATTAGTCAGCAAGTATTGCATGCAAAGCACGCACCTATTAAACTAAAAAGGAGACCAACGATGACAACTATAAATTTCGCCatctgtttgcttgtttttcatGCTGACGGTTTCTCGCGGAGTTAAGGAGGTCGTGGGTTTGATTCCcgcctggaactctgaaaatcttttcagtcGTTCCTTTccccgttgccaagcaaccgtCATTTACTGAAATATTATTGAGACAGCTAACTCATCCCTTACCAGCCAGTGGTGGCCCAAGACCGACTCCAAAACCAGTAAGAAACATGAGGTAACCCCACGCTTGAGTCAATGTGTTCTTGCCTACGCACATCAAAAGTAGCAGTGACAGCTGACCTTGGAAACCGCCATCCATGAGCCCATACACAATAAATATTGAGGCTAAAGATCCGAAATCTCTGGCAAAGGGTATGCATGCGATACTTATCCCAGTCACAATCAAGGAGAAGCGATAAAGGTGGAAACGATTGACCCATCTAAACTCTCCCACTTTACAGAAGAAATGGCGACTGACGAACGAAGCTATGGCAAAGTACGTGAAAAGCATGACAGACGTGTCTTCGGGAATTTGAAGATCCTGCTTGCAATATTTAAcctgaaagagaaaaacaaaatgaaatgtcAAAATGATTGAAATGATATTTTGCGTAAAATCATTCACATACTGATAACCAAGTTACACAAATCAAACAAAGAACTCTTAACGGTCATTTTATTGGTACAGTTTGAAAGGCAGGTCATTGCAGGCAAGAAGTTGAATagaacttgaaaaaaaacttttcgggcgacatattctctttgtatcttcaaaacgaaggcgtctcgagacACGAAACTTTACGGTTATTTTAATTTCCCGTCCCTTTACAGCATATGAagagatcagctttacagaataactTATTCGCCGGAGtattacgaatggctttttAGGCCCGAAAATGTTTCGGGGCGttcaagaaacgggccccagattGGGTTATTCCTTGGCTGTCTAAGAATTCCAAGTACATGAAATAACTGGTTTAAATTGAGGAGAAAAAAGTGTAAATGTAAGTTTCCTAGATTCATTGCCAAAATAAGAAAAGATCCAAAAGCAGCAACAGCAAAACCAGTAAAGAACGAAGAGATTAAAAGAATGGCCTCTATTGAAAAGCTAGATTCAAAAGCTAGGGATCGCGTAATGATGAGGGCACTGGTCTTCCACCGATGCATCCTCGCTAAGATCGATGCACTCCTCGCCTTTCGTGATCCCAACAAACGGATTCTCTAATCCTCTCTATGAGTGCTTTTTCGGGATAATCTGGTTTCCCTCTCTCATCAGAAACCAACAATTCAGTACATTAGCGTGTTCACGCTTTAATTAAAATTTGAAGAGTGATTTGACTTGTACTTTCGCGAATTGGAAAAGTAAAAGTTCTCCGCTCAGCTCAGTTGATACTTAGGTTATAATGGTTATTTTAGATGTGACCTACATGATGTAGATTTTGTTAACCATCAATGATATGAATTATCTCTGAATCAGTGTGTTACTTGAAGAATAACTTACGATGTGAACAAAAGGTACATAGTAACtgaagacaacaacaacatttgacAAAGCAAACAGCAAAAACGAACGATTCCTGAGCAGTGAAGACCGGCAGTCTTGTTCTTCGTCGTCTACGGCTTTCTCCTTTTCGCTTTCATCTTTTTCCGTCTCAGTGATTGGTAGATACATAGCGGAACACAGGGCACAGACGAAGTACAAACAACCGAATCCTCGGACAGCTACTTGCCATCCATAACCACGGAGGAGCGCATGCGTGAACAATGTCATAGCGAACATAGCGATGGAAACAGCTGATGTAATTAAGCCAATAGCTATCCAGCGCCATTTTTGGAAGTGCTGCAGCACAATCAAAATGGTGGAATTGTAGATGGTTCTGTGTCCAAAACCGGAGAGAAGCCCGTATGTCGGGTACATCATCCATAGCTTGGGAGAAAAGGAAGCTAGGAAGAAGCCGAGTAATCCAGATAGAGAACCCACGAAAGCGGTGATACGATGACCAAAGCGATCCACAAGGTAAACATTGAAAGGGGACAGCGCATAGCCGCAAGCAAGGTACAGTGAACCAATCCACGCTGAAATATTGCAAAATAATGGTGAGGGCGTGGAGGGAGATAGGGATGGACGACACTCCAAAGTTGGATTCCTCGTCTTCGCAGGTCTACCTCCCTTGTTTTTGTCATGTATTGTATTTTTACTGTGTCCCTGAAGGGCCTCTAAGGGAACTGGTCAGTTGCGTGTAAAATCACTTCATTACCCACACATCAAACTGGAAAACATACGGGAACCAAACTTTTTGGGAAAACAGAAGGGAACATGTTTCCCCACTCCTCTTCCCAAGACCCATTTCACAGTGTTTCTAACTACCCTCTTCGGTTTCTTGCTGGCGTTGAACCTCAGAAATTTGCATTACTTTTCCAAGAGGGCT
This genomic stretch from Acropora muricata isolate sample 2 chromosome 5, ASM3666990v1, whole genome shotgun sequence harbors:
- the LOC136917770 gene encoding monocarboxylate transporter 10-like, encoding MEVRRDSFWSWLVCAASVLSMLIICGGSYNFGLLLPPLMDHFNSTRQATAWIGSLYLACGYALSPFNVYLVDRFGHRITAFVGSLSGLLGFFLASFSPKLWMMYPTYGLLSGFGHRTIYNSTILIVLQHFQKWRWIAIGLITSAVSIAMFAMTLFTHALLRGYGWQVAVRGFGCLYFVCALCSAMYLPITETEKDESEKEKAVDDEEQDCRSSLLRNRSFLLFALSNVVVVFSYYVPFVHIVKYCKQDLQIPEDTSVMLFTYFAIASFVSRHFFCKVGEFRWVNRFHLYRFSLIVTGISIACIPFARDFGSLASIFIVYGLMDGGFQGQLSLLLLMCVGKNTLTQAWGYLMFLTGFGVGLGPPLAGLMADKLGSYDAAFYGTGAMVIVGACITFLLKFTAEPTPEKINEETCSKYVELSVIEIVTVV